From a single Drosophila sulfurigaster albostrigata strain 15112-1811.04 chromosome 3, ASM2355843v2, whole genome shotgun sequence genomic region:
- the LOC133845664 gene encoding mucin-19 isoform X6, with product MDLSLERDSSALGSLFQQIINDMKNTSPLWEDFVAKASKLHTCLRAAIQAIAAYLDAFQKIADAATNSRGASKEIGTALTRVCLRHKAVETRLKTFTSAIMDCLVQPLQDKIEDWKRTVATIDKDHAKEYKRCRSELKKRSSDTLRLQKKARKGQTDNSLQSLMDSHMQDVTLRRAELEEVEKKSLRAAMVEERLRYCSFVHMLQPVVHEECEVMSELGHLQEAMESIALVTKEPSVLPQASEELIHDAKASINLYPESPGGGSGSQGGGCSNSLGSRKSSVCSISSMNSSGSSNSPGHHHYQRSLSQFVTPAIRLKPGESSDSGFCSSPALTTQVSNATNQTHAVSTWPPHSQDAVDALPPTADRPHTISTTYEKGHQRPPLTVYTFQNPETIHESNSSGSLIPATVPTGNGSASGQNTPATQKSPAASLSRPPLPVRCSSLERPLSAQSNHRQNSGQNLLQRQCPSPIPAHITKELSAAHHAQQQQQQQQQQQQSQPQQPQTPPTYANLSELAAIKLTNQQQSQQQQQPQTQTQQQHQQQHQPLLQQQSSIDSICSQHSNDSSTSSLQQQLLQHQQSQQAHISNSSSSLNHQQQQQQQQQQSVHGSGLGTRSHSISSSVSTSTASSLHSHPSIDSAVAASLVGCVAGGGGHTNNTNTNTNTSTTTPSSGCSTPQNHYSPLLTNSPTSTAAGTPSGGSIASGLGLGFVYQVSSPTPPASANSTTDVLKITEPGQPTTAEASETTESDERSRASVLQKASMFEKQAAAAAAAPIPTTIAAAVAGGGGGVTTGAVGGVIGGVARRSEELRAVEQQEMDKSFEDSIQALNNLIGELDSFQREIDEGKGKQQQQQQHSSNINSNNISGNNSNSGSNNNNSSNSGASSNTSNDNNNCNTDLLLPSSNIDCCAISNQTNSSGCGTDISDTTSEELAGEEGSLAAARRHQQLGASDSELSRCYVSETSSLTGGILAGGYENPTFAHFAANRDDPYNGSGNGSDSRSLYASAADSISLAASDSVCMSQQPRHAYVDNCSDGGSAVVVIYDHTIPNTPDIEFVKQNSEIVLLRTKDPQQLQLHEMRELQQLPDNLAGSPESPDAASGGGVGGGGRLQPATATVAPAKQRLSSFRASSEQQLQLLGRASPQHRGTDKLRVSEEQRQQPQQPQPQQQQQQQQQLLSDSSSNVAGAVRRKLPPKPISLSIFNGPALDVASSNSSKPVIPRKFDFKADLDAKIRQQKQKVQQQLQQQQQQQQQQQLNSPQQDQQQQQSPQQHSPQSPQNANTATTTTATSTANCNVTNKPAVIASAIASASINQNHRMPNQTSLSSSATSNHAPYKTPTTTATFSSPTSNASASPSSLSASSPGAKLSLPSLSSSSSALSATALPPPHVPAKPTSTPTPTTTTTTPQLPPPTTNSYACSNLNANANANPQAKPCITPRPASLSGGAGGGGGGAAMGSSTRIARRSSINQAKPPPPVRRSSSVTPSPNNVGQPQHQQHSSSNHNSHAYQQQSLSLSNSSEHLPPPPAFMLEATTAYSTSPTPPAAMPSSALKVSETVRALAAMRHQPASPVALRRMHQQQQQQQQLQQQQQQSLLQPMHKPSPNDDAEYEAYYNSYMELHAYAQALPPQQQQQQHQQQQQQQQRFAQQHHTSHQTHHHNHHEQLPPTPPPYHGPPQVDAASFRTSSPSGSIYAQPKLVNNMSSFRTSSPSPNGHAHPLPPTQPKANPNLIAQLNARLNSKQQQQQHQQQQQQHVAEGIYGNAGGVGVGGGESIYMRGGNGLSMSQQQQQQQHYDAAAQATANMRQHQQQHQLQQQQQQHYTCPPPLEDPPPPPIYSATMPKKMARPSVGHSNSNNMGNHLVNAYAAASNSATLPKNILQQQRLQQQQQQQHQQQLQQQQLQQQQYQQPTGINVGNGHANQRPPMPLPQQQQHAQQQQQQQQRQPPIPSRHSSVQQKIFVSTNPFIQTTAVKFHSPSSVHSTPAASPTCGSPASSATMASIYGTTARGGAAHHQQQQQQQYHHQQQQHQQQQQQQQQHYYRDVAGGNSNGGVYYASHNNVHAHGHSNAHAHANANANVNANANAHTPHMPHVQAHHSNYATSTNIEKTGSIRAKTKAEFLENLNAKLAKQGMSGRAFAVRNLINSKALPDPRICHESLMDQIKRGATLKRNQKINDRSAPKIH from the exons CGCTGCCATTCAGGCAATTGCCGCCTATTTGGATGCCTTCCAAAAGATTGCCGATGCGGCCACCAATTCCAGAG GTGCATCCAAGGAGATTGGCACCGCCCTGACCCGTGTTTGTCTGCGCCACAAGGCGGTCGAGACCCGTTTGAAGACCTTCACCAGCGCAATTATGGATTGCCTGGTGCAGCCGCTGCAGGACAAGATCGAGGACTGGAAGCGCACAGTGGCCACCATCGATAAGGATCATGCCAAAGAGTATAAACGCTGTCGCAGTGAACTAAAGAAGCGCTCCAGCGACACGCTGCGTCTGCAGAAGAAGGCACGCAAGGGACAGACGGACAACAGCCTGCAGTCATTGATGGATTCGCACATGCAAGATGTGACTTTGCGACGCGCCGAACTCGAGGAGGTCGAGAAGAAGTCACTACGTGCGGCGATGGTCGAGGAACGATTGCGTTACTGCAGCTTTGTGCACATGCTGCAGCCCGTGGTGCATGAGGAATGCGAGGTGATGTCCGAACTCGGTCATCTGCAG GAGGCTATGGAATCCATTGCTTTGGTCACCAAGGAGCCCAGCGTTTTGCCACAGGCTTCGGAGGAACTGATTCACGATGCCAAGGCTAGCATTAATCTATATCCCGAATCGCCTGGCGGTGGCTCTGGCTCCCAAGGTGGCGGCTGTTCCAATTCCTTGGGCTCACGCAAGAGTTCCGTCTGCTCCATTAGCAGCATGAACAGCAGCGGCTCCAGCAACTCGCCGGGACATCATCACTATCAACGCTCGCTATCGCAG tttGTAACGCCCGCAATTCGCTTGAAACCTGGTGAATCCAGTGATAGTGGCTTTTGCTCATCGCCAGCGCTAACAACACag GTTTCGAATGCCACCAACCAGACGCACGCTGTATCCACTTGGCCGCCACATTCCCAGGATGCTGTGGACGCGCTGCCACCGACTGCTGATCGTCCGCATACGATTTCAACCACCTATGAGAAGGGTCATCAGCGTCCGCCATTGACTGTATACACGTTCCAGAATCCCGAGACCATACACGAGtccaacagcagcggcagcctcATACCCGCAACGGTGCCGACTGGCAACGGTTCCGCCTCGGGTCAGAATACGCCGGCAACACAGAAATCGCCGGCAGCATCGCTCAGTCGTCCTCCATTGCCAGTG CGCTGCTCGTCGCTGGAGCGTCCGTTGTCGGCGCAGAGCAATCATCGCCAGAACAGTGGCCAGAATCTGCTGCAGCGTCAGTGCCCCTCACCGATTCCGGCTCATATCACGAAAG AGCTGTCAGCAGCACAtcatgcacaacaacaacagcagcaacagcaacaacagcagcaatcacagccacagcaaccacaaacCCCGCCAACCTATGCTAACCTATCTGAGCTGGCGGCAATCAAACTAACCAATCAGCAAcagtcacagcagcaacagcaaccacagacacagacacaacagcagcatcagcaacaacatcaaccattgttgcagcaacaaagcaGCATTGATTCGATTTGTTCGCAGCATTCGAATGACTCTTCGACAAGTTcgttgcagcaacagttgctgcagcatcagcaatcGCAGCAAGCgcacatcagcaacagcagcagcagcctcaatcatcagcagcaacagcaacaacagcagcagcaatcagtACATGGCAGTGGCCTTGGCACACGCTCCCATTCCATATCGTCGTCGGTGTCCACAAGCACAGCCTCATCGTTGCACTCGCATCCATCCATTGACTCGGCTGTGGCCGCCTCGCTTGTGGGCTGTGTTGCTGGTGGTGGCGGGCATACAAACAACACCAataccaacaccaacacaagCACCACAACGCCCTCGAGCGGCTGCTCAACGCCACAGAATCACTATTCACCACTGTTAACCAACTCACCCACGTCCACTGCTGCAGGTACTCCAAGCGGCGGCAGCATTGCCAGCGGTCTCGGTCTCGGCTTCGTCTATCAGGTCAGCTCACCCACGCCCCCCGCCTCCGCCAACTCCACCACCGATGTGCTAAAGATCACCGAGCCAGGACAACCGACGACAGCCGAAGCCAGCGAAACCACCGAGAGCGATGAGCGTTCTCGTGCCTCGGTGCTGCAGAAGGCATCCATGTTTGAGAAGCAggcagcagccgctgcagcagctccaATCCCCACAACTATAGCTGCAGCTGTAGCTGGCGGTGGAGGAGGAGTCACAACCGGAGCAGTTGGCGGAGTCATTGGTGGCGTTGCTCGACGCTCGGAGGAACTGCGCGCTGTGGAGCAACAGGAAATGG ACAAATCTTTCGAAGACTCGATTCAAGcacttaacaatttaattggcGAATTAGACTCTTTTCAACGTGAGATCGATGAGGGCAAgggcaagcagcagcagcaacaacagcacagcagcaacatcaacagcaacaacatcagtggcaacaatagcaacagcggcagcaacaacaataacagcagcaacagcggtgccagcagcaacaccagcaacgacaacaacaactgcaacactGATCTCCTGCTacccagcagcaacatcgactGCTGTGCCATCAGCAACCAGACGAACTCCAGTGGCTGTGGCACCGATATCTCCGACACCACGTCGGAGGAACTGGCCGGCGAGGAAGGCAGTCTGGCAGCAGCCAGGCGACATCAGCAACTGGGTGCCAGCGACTCGGAGCTGAGTCGTTGCTATGTGAGCGAGACGAGTTCGCTGACCGGCGGCATATTGGCTGGTGGCTATGAGAATCCCACGTTCGCGCACTTTGCCGCCAATCGTGATGATCCCTACAATGGCAGCGGCAATGGCAGCGACAGTCGATCGCTGTACGCCTCGGCGGCCGATAGCATTTCGTTGGCTGCATCCGACAGCGTGTGCATGAGCCAGCAGCCGCGACATGCGTATGTGGACAATTGCAGTGATGGCGGCAGTGCTGTCGTTGTGATCTATGACCATACTATACCCAATACGCCGGACATTGAGTTTGTCAAGCAGAACTCGGAGATTGTGCTGTTGCGCACCAAAGATCCgcagcaattgcagttgcacgAAATGCGCGagctgcaacagttgcccGACAATTTGGCTGGCTCACCCGAGTCGCCTGATGCCGCTTCTGGCGGGGGAGTTGGAGGCGGTGGCCGTTTACAGCCGGCCACAGCAACTGTGGCGCCGGCCAAGCAACGCCTCTCATCGTTTCGGGCATCCAGCgagcaacagctgcagttgctgggACGCGCTAGTCCACAACACAGAGGTACGGATAAGCTTAGAGTTAGTGaagagcaacggcaacagccacagcaaccgcagccacaacaacagcagcagcaacagcaacagttgctgagTGATAGCAGCAGTAATGTTGCTGGTGCCGTGCGGCGCAAGCTGCCGCCAAAGCCCATCAGCCTGAGCATATTTAATGGGCCAGCGCTAGATgtggccagcagcaacagcagtaagCCAGTGATACCTAGAAAGTTTGACTTTAAGGCCGATTTAGATGCCAAGATACGCCAGCAGAAACAGaaagtgcagcagcaattgcagcagcagcagcagcagcaacaacaacagcagctcaaCAGTCCGCAACaagatcagcagcagcaacaatcaccACAACAACACTCACCACAGTCGCCCCAAAACgccaacacagcaacaacaacaacagcaacatcaacagcaaactGTAATGTCACTAATAAACCTGCCGTTATTGCAAGCGCAATTGCATCCGCATCCATAAACCAAAATCATAGAATGCCAAATCaaacatcattatcatcatcagcaacatcaaatCATGCGCCATACAAAAcgcccacaacaacagcaacattctCATCACCAACATCAAATGCATCtgcatcaccatcatcattatcagcaAGTTCTCCTGGGGCCAAATTGTCATTgccatcattatcatcatcatcatctgcatTATCAGCAACTGCGCTGCCTCCGCCCCATGTGCCCGCTAAGCCAACGTCCACGCccacgccaacaacaacaacaactacaccaCAACTTCCACCACCCACAACCAATTCATATGCGTGCTCCAATctcaatgccaatgccaatgccaatccCCAAGCCAAACCGTGCATAACGCCAAGGCCGGCATCGCTGTCGG GAGGAGcaggaggcggaggaggaggagcagcaaTGGGCAGCTCAACACGCATCGCACGTCGTTCATCCATTAATCAGGCCAAACCGCCGCCACCGGTGAGACGCAGTTCATCGGTGACTCCAAGCCCCAACAATGTCGGG cagccgcagcatcagcagcacagcagcagcaaccacaactcTCACGCATATCAGCAACAGTCGCTATCGCTGAGCAACTCTAGCGAGCatttgccgccgccgccggcTTTTATGCtggaggcaacaacagcatatTCCACATCGCCCACGCCGCCAGCAGCGATGCCCAGCTCAGCGCTCAAGGTGTCGGAGACAGTGCGTGCTCTGGCCGCCATGCGGCATCAGCCTGCCTCGCCTGTTGCTCTGCGTCGCatgcatcagcagcagcagcaacaacaacaattgcaacaacagcagcaacagtcttTATTGCAG CCCATGCACAAGCCCTCCCCCAACGACGATGCTGAATATGAAGCTTATTATAATTCCTATATGGAGCTGCATGCATATGCTCAAGCCCTGCCacctcaacagcagcagcagcaacatcagcaacaacagcaacaacaacaacgcttTGCTCAGCAACATCATACGTCACATCAAAcacatcatcataatcatcatgaGCAGCTGCCGCCAACACCGCCTCCATACCATGGGCCACCACAGGTAGATGCCGCC TCGTTCCGCACTTCATCGCCTAGTGGCAGCATCTATGCGCAACCCAAACTGGTGAACAACATGTCCAGCTTTCGCACCAGCAGCCCCAGCCCCAATGGCCATGCCCATCCACTGCCACCGACACAGCCCAAGGCGAATCCGAATCTAATTGCACAGCTCAATGCACGGCtcaacagcaagcagcaacagcaacagcaccaacaacaacaacagcaacatgttgccgaGGGCATTTATGGCAACGCTGGTGGAGTAGGAGTAGGAGGAGGTGAATCCATTTACATGCGTGGCGGCAATGGTTTGTCCatgtcacagcagcagcaacagcagcaacactacGACG CAGCTgcgcaagcaacagcaaacatgcgacaacaccaacagcagcaccagctgcaacagcaacaacagcaacattatACATGTCCACCACCGCTTGAAGAtccgccaccgccgcccaTTTATTCAGCAACCATGCCCAAGAAAATGGCACGCCCCAGTGTTggtcacagcaacagcaacaacatgggCAACCATTTGGTCAACGCATATGCTGCTGCCTCCAACAGTGCCACGTTGCCCAAAAACatattgcagcagcaacgcttgcagcaacaacaacagcagcagcaccagcagcaattgcaacagcagcaactacaacagcagcaatatcaACAGCCAACAGGCATCAACGTTGGCAATGGGCATGCTAATCAGCGACCTCCGATGCcgctgccacagcagcagcaacatgcccagcagcagcagcagcaacaacagcgacagccacCCATACCATCGCGTCATTCCAGTGTGCAGCAAAAGATATTCGTATCAACGAATCCATTCATTCAAACCACAGCCGTCAAGTTTCATTCGCCATCGTCGGTGCACTCGACGCCAGCTGCCTCGCCCACCTGTGGCTCGCCCGCATCATCGGCAACCATGGCCAGCATTTATGGCACCACGGCTCGTGGCGGTGCTGCacaccatcagcagcaacagcagcagcaataccatcatcagcaacagcaacatcaacagcagcagcagcagcagcaacaacattattaTCGCGATGTTGCtggcggcaacagcaatggcgGCGTTTATTATGCCAGCCACAATAACGTCCATGCCCACGGACACTCGAACGCCCACGCACACGCCAATGCCAACGCAAATGTGAacgcgaatgcgaatgcgcaTACGCCCCATATGCCCCATGTCCAGGCACATCATTCAA ACTATGCCACAAGCACCAATATCGAAAAGACTGGCAGCATACGTGCCAAGACCAAGGCTGAATTTCTCGAGAATCTCAATGCGAAGTTGGCCAAGCAGGGCATGTCTGGACGTGCATTTGCAGTGCGAAATCTGATCAATAGCAAGGCCCTG CCGGATCCACGTATATGTCATGAGTCGTTGATGGATCAGATAAAACGAGGCGCGACCCTGAAGAGGAATCAGAAGATCAACGATCGCAGTGCGCCcaaaatacattaa